In Gossypium raimondii isolate GPD5lz chromosome 12, ASM2569854v1, whole genome shotgun sequence, a single window of DNA contains:
- the LOC105765112 gene encoding uncharacterized protein LOC105765112 isoform X1 has protein sequence MVLVDITCQILSRFREKERVHHPFEEAEQRLELIIAYGIEYKNSLAFRGSGAPFGLREYIVDVSNKQVVVKADFGFRWKLKNEFSKTEKRKYWHLLGVFKCLGLICFCKQIALAD, from the exons ATGGTTTTGGTGGACATAACATGCCAAATCTTATCAAG atttagagaaaaagagagagttcATCATCCGTTTGAAGAAGCAGAACAGAGACTTGAATTAATTATTGCATATGGCATCGAATACAAAAATTCTCTTGCATTTCGAGGATCTGGCGCTCCCTTCG GGCTGAGAGAGTACATAGTGGATGTAAGCAATAAACAAGTGGTTGTAAAGGCAGATTTTGGGTTTCGATGGAAactgaaaaatgaattttccAAGACCGAAAAGAGAAAGTATTGGCATCTACTTGGAGTCTTCAAGTGTTTGGGCCTAATTTGTTTCTGTAAACAGATAGCATTAGCTGATTGA
- the LOC105765112 gene encoding uncharacterized protein LOC105765112 isoform X2, whose protein sequence is MASNTKILLHFEDLALPSFQVIVMSANMGCAQCREKVSKVTSKMTGLREYIVDVSNKQVVVKADFGFRWKLKNEFSKTEKRKYWHLLGVFKCLGLICFCKQIALAD, encoded by the exons ATGGCATCGAATACAAAAATTCTCTTGCATTTCGAGGATCTGGCGCTCCCTTCG TTTCAGGTTATAGTGATGAGTGCAAACATGGGATGCGCTCAATGCAGAGAGAAAGTCTCTAAAGTTACTTCTAAAATGACTG GGCTGAGAGAGTACATAGTGGATGTAAGCAATAAACAAGTGGTTGTAAAGGCAGATTTTGGGTTTCGATGGAAactgaaaaatgaattttccAAGACCGAAAAGAGAAAGTATTGGCATCTACTTGGAGTCTTCAAGTGTTTGGGCCTAATTTGTTTCTGTAAACAGATAGCATTAGCTGATTGA
- the LOC105765114 gene encoding auxin-responsive protein SAUR36, whose protein sequence is MKKIRGFKLGRKLVKVFKWIIPPRRRNYRNGFLRHPTRSYNPLSRLCSFATFLRQGTRRLCNSDSDPGYIQLGEKGVKRVGVPKGHLAVYVGESDGNMRRVVVPVIYFNHPLFGELLKEAELVYGFNQSGGITLPCGISEFEKVKMRIADWDHCRRKQHRRYFY, encoded by the coding sequence ATGAAGAAAATTAGAGGGTTCAAGCTTGGGCGCAAGCTAGTGAAGGTGTTCAAATGGATAATCCCACCTAGAAGAAGAAACTACCGGAATGGTTTCTTGAGGCATCCGACTCGAAGCTACAACCCTTTATCAAGACTCTGCTCTTTCGCGACGTTTCTTCGACAGGGAACCAGAAGGCTGTGTAATTCGGACTCGGATCCGGGTTACATTCAATTGGGTGAAAAGGGAGTGAAGCGGGTAGGAGTGCCGAAGGGGCACCTTGCAGTGTACGTGGGGGAATCAGACGGTAACATGAGGAGGGTGGTAGTGCCTGTGATTTATTTCAATCACCCGctatttggggagctgttgaAGGAAGCGGAGCTGGTTTACGGGTTCAATCAATCGGGTGGGATCACGTTACCATGTGGGATTTCGGAGTTCGAGAAGGTTAAGATGAGAATTGCCGATTGGGATCATTGTCGACGGAAACAACATCGTcgttatttttattga
- the LOC105765109 gene encoding uncharacterized protein LOC105765109, with translation MGKLGCGIDGVLNEAKFSEPLPWIGVYIAAASLACALAMAADVIHGFRHSKLWFPCKLFTINATSLTIIAVAVKLSVDLNTPMPRGQDQLAKLSSAALICTVMGNSMPSLGTMENKEILSNVVALGILVITVVVNICIQLGTGVIYVFVLEHAIIMFLMLVLLLVFSFSALTVPTIKRYLELKYKKKYEMAQKECLMAKESGRPLVDKLREALMKYWMMAHTCSPQFVMGRSVTCTASGALCLLSAATLAEAMVRFYVMRGSFEFCKGDSDYKWSINLVLLTQAVAVGMGTIAPAMRWFLAINFRCPTRGRKKGCDSNYKLEEYWIKALVEMKECPLSYIPIHHPQCRRILHDAKIKLLNLCIGIQAGIVFMSKVIRFVSVYFMGTILLCYDHGRDWLMKFTPNNSIRNDSSPESPPNYKQDLSRFVLHLEGEDALVDLMMKENRDATDYWWQKAKKRQPKHLMELLELSRPSEGFKGLTEFDSFKVPPLDTEEAPNCWSLSLVTLTSIAFAVPNINGYSVKHLITGVNEGLVYVRSIEHMHGKLVNNGKAADIVWLSVELYHRWLNVDLRKLSLQGKSTKEILEVLSDSAKNIFMEFKKNNANLCLMDSPSKWPIKVLAANSMYRISQSLLLDYKDKNYETSERLFEAIRVMVSDILAACLTNLQCFISNKCSTSAIEEREESVRHAAHVMGKTEKVLKLLHQKSLPGLTPDQMAVMDEWRSLYKLNSSLCDTPHSELSSPTPREVYLIID, from the coding sequence ATGGGCAAGCTTGGGTGCGGCATCGATGGGGTCCTGAATGAAGCCAAATTCAGTGAACCACTGCCATGGATTGGTGTCTACATAGCGGCAGCATCTCTTGCCTGTGCGCTTGCTATGGCCGCAGATGTTATCCATGGCTTCCGCCATTCGAAACTATGGTTCCCTTGCAAATTATTCACCATCAATGCCACCTCCTTGACTATAATAGCCGTCGCTGTCAAACTATCAGTGGATCTGAACACCCCCATGCCTCGTGGCCAAGATCAGCTTGCAAAACTAAGCAGCGCCGCCTTGATCTGTACGGTAATGGGTAACTCTATGCCTTCTTTAGGAACCATGGAGAATAAAGAAATATTGAGCAACGTTGTAGCTTTGGGGATACTTGTTATTACTGTTGTCGTCAATATCTGTATTCAACTTGGTACCGGTGTAATCTATGTGTTCGTTTTGGAACATGCTATCATAATGTTTCTCATGCTtgttttattacttgttttcaGCTTTTCAGCTTTGACTGTTCCAACTATTAAGCGTTATTTAGAACTTAAATACAAAAAGAAGTATGAAATGGCTCAAAAAGAATGCTTAATGGCAAAAGAAAGTGGCCGGCCATTAGTAGATAAACTTAGAGAAGCTCTAATGAAATATTGGATGATGGCTCATACCTGTAGTCCCCAATTTGTTATGGGAAGATCAGTTACATGTACTGCCTCAGGTGCCTTATGTCTGTTGAGTGCTGCAACATTAGCTGAAGCCATGGTTCGATTTTATGTGATGCGTGGGTCATTTGAGTTCTGCAAAGGGGATTCTGATTATAAATGGTCAATCAATTTAGTGCTACTTACACAGGCTGTTGCTGTTGGAATGGGTACAATTGCCCCTGCAATGAGATGGTTTCTTGCTATCAATTTCAGGTGTCCAACAAGAGGCAGGAAGAAGGGTTGCGACAGCAACTACAAGCTAGAAGAGTACTGGATAAAGGCATTAGTGGAGATGAAAGAgtgcccgttgagctacatacCAATACATCATCCGCAATGCAGGAGAATTCTCCATGATGCAAAGATCAAACTTCTCAACTTATGTATTGGAATTCAGGCTGGAATTGTGTTCATGAGCAAAGTGATTCGTTTCGTCTCGGTTTACTTTATGGGTACGATTTTGTTATGCTATGACCATGGTAGAGATTGGCTGATGAAATTCACACCTAACAACAGCATTAGAAATGACTCAAGTCCAGAGTCACCCCCAAACTACAAGCAGGATCTCAGCCGTTTTGTTTTGCATCTTGAAGGTGAAGATGCACTGGTTGACCTAATGATGAAGGAAAACCGAGATGCCACCGATTACTGGTGGCAGAAAGCAAAGAAGCGACAGCCAAAACATCTCATGGAACTTTTGGAACTATCAAGACCTTCTGAGGGATTCAAAGGACTTACAGAGTTTGACAGTTTCAAAGTACCCCCTCTAGATACTGAAGAAGCTCCAAATTGTTGGTCTCTTTCTTTGGTGACACTGACAAGCATCGCGTTTGCAGTTCCAAACATCAATGGCTACTCAGTCAAACATCTTATAACTGGAGTAAATGAAGGCTTGGTGTATGTCAGAAGCATAGAGCACATGCACGGGAAGCTGGTAAACAACGGGAAGGCTGCGGATATTGTCTGGCTATCTGTTGAGCTGTATCATAGGTGGCTAAATGTGGACCTTCGTAAACTGTCCCTCCAAGGAAAAAGCACAAAGGAAATACTAGAAGTACTTTCTGATTCGGCAAAGAACATATTCATGGAATTTAAGAAGAACAATGCGAATCTGTGTCTAATGGATAGCCCTTCAAAGTGGCCTATCAAGGTATTGGCTGCTAATTCCATGTACAGGATAAGCCAATCCCTTTTGCTAGACTACAAAGACAAAAATTACGAGACGAGTGAAAGACTATTCGAAGCGATAAGGGTCATGGTTTCTGATATATTGGCTGCTTGTCTCACCAACTTACAATGTTTCATTTCAAACAAGTGTTCGACCAGCGCCATAGAAGAGAGGGAAGAGAGTGTGAGACATGCAGCTCATGTTATGGGGAAAACTGAAAAGGTTCTGAAACTCCTCCATCAAAAATCACTTCCCGGCTTAACTCCGGATCAAATGGCAGTCATGGACGAGTGGCGATCATTGTATAAGCTGAACAGCTCTTTGTGTGACACACCACATTCTGAGTTATCTTCCCCCACTCCCCGTGAAGTGTACCTAATTATTGACTAA
- the LOC105765113 gene encoding vacuolar-processing enzyme: MAKQGYVFHNNPALLFLLLLLFEAANGGRATRLNHWESGIIRLPSEKDDQQLGTRWAVLVAGSSGYGNYRHQADVCHAYQLLRKGGLKEENIIVFLYDDIAMNELNPRPGIIINHPQGDDVYAGVPKDYTGEHVTAANLYAVLLGNRSALSGGSGKVVDSKTNDRIFLYYSDHGGPGVLGMPNLPFLYAMDFLDVLKKKHAAGSYREMVIYVEACESGSIFEGIMPEDLNIYVTTASNAQESSWGTYCPGMEPSPPPEFITCLGDLYSVAWMEDSETHNLKRETIEQQYKTVRERTSNFNSYTSGGSHVMEYGSTSIKAEKLYLYQGFDPASVNFPPNELSHDTQMEAINQRDADILFLWHMYKNSEDGSKKKEILKQISETMRHRIHLDGSIDLIGTVLYGPAKGSVILNTIREPGLPLVDDWQCLKSMVRLFETHCGSLTQYGMKHMRAFANICNSDVSQSAMEEACVAACSSSHDPTQWHPSNNGYSA, encoded by the exons ATGGCAAAACAAGGTTATGTTTTCCACAACAACCCGGCTTTGCTTTTCCTTCTATTATTGCTTTTTGAAGCAGCTAATGGTGGAAGAGCCACCCGGTTGAACCACTGGGAGTCTGGAATAATCCGACTGCCTTCAGAAAAAGATGATCAGCAACTCGGAACCAGATGGGCTGTTCTCGTGGCTGGTTCATCTGGCTATGGAAATTACAGGCATCAG GCAGATGTATGCCACGCTTATCAACTGTTAAGGAAAGGAGGATTGAAGGAAGAGAACATTATTGTGTTTCTGTACGATGACATAGCCATGAATGAGCTGAATCCGAGGCCAGGAATCATCATCAACCATCCCCAAGGGGATGATGTTTATGCCGGCGTGCCTAAG GATTACACGGGTGAGCATGTTACTGCTGCAAATTTGTATGCAGTGCTTCTTGGTAACAGAAGTGCATTGAGTGGGGGAAGtggaaaggttgttgatagcaAAACCAATGACAGAATATTCCTTTACTACTCCGATCATGGAGGCCCCGGAGTTCTCG GGATGCCAAATTTGCCATTTCTGTATGCTATGGATTTTCTTGATGTCTTGAAGAAAAAACATGCTGCTGGGAGCTACAGAGAGATG GTTATATATGTAGAAGCTTGTGAGAGTGGCAGTATCTTTGAAGGAATAATGCCAGAAGATCTCAACATTTATGTAACAACAGCGTCAAATGCGCAAGAGAGTAGTTGGGGTACGTATTGTCCTGGGATGGAACCTTCTCCACCTCCGGAGTTCATCACTTGTTTAGGAGATTTGTATAGTGTGGCCTGGATGGAGGACAG TGAAACTCACAATCTGAAGAGAGAAACCATAGAGCAACAGTATAAAACA GTAAGGGAACGAACTTCCAATTTCAACTCATACACATCCGGTGGATCGCATGTGATGGAATACGGTAGCACAAGCATTAAAGCTGAAAAGCTTTATTTGTATCAAGGTTTTGATCCTGCTTCCGTAAACTTTCCTCCAAATGAATTAAGCCATGACACGCAAATGGAAGCTATTAACCAGAGAGATGCAGATATTCTCTTTTTATGGCATATG TACAAAAATTCGGAAGATGGatcgaagaagaaagaaatactGAAACAGATTTCTGAGACTATGAGGCATAGAATCCACTTGGATGGCAGCATTGACTTGATTGGAACAGTGTTGTATGGACCAGCAAAAGGCTCTGTCATCCTCAATACCATCAGGGAACCTGGTTTGCCCCTTGTTGATGACTGGCAGTGCTTGAAATCCATG GTTCGCTTGTTCGAAACACACTGCGGGTCACTAACTCAGTACGGAATGAAACACATGCGTGCATTTGCAAACATTTGCAACAGTGATGTTTCCCAATCCGCAATGGAGGAAGCTTGTGTTGCAGCATGCAGCAGCAGCCATGATCCAACACAATGGCATCCTTCAAATAATGGGTATAGCGCTTGA
- the LOC105765111 gene encoding uncharacterized protein LOC105765111, producing MGGHGGLNILPQKRWNVYNYENREKVRKDEEAAAKEEQLKREQVRKRDAEFRLEQLRAARGLAPLNKPGSSEPAAAATEPEEAVEPEPKSGHINLFEGIKIFDPIKSSGKEETAEKDGFKRKKLKKEEAAPKVVAPEDEKYRLGYGIAGKGVKLPWYLERRNADVEEGSSNDGSDRVRKDEGRKTGKKTIEELREERLKRERREKERERALFLEKNKTNRTVKDTRFSRR from the coding sequence ATGGGAGGTCATGGAGGGTTAAATATTTTACCCCAAAAACGTTGGAATGTTTATAACTACGAGAACAGAGAGAAAGTCCGGAAAGATGAAGAAGCTGCTGCCAAAGAAGAGCAGCTAAAACGTGAACAAGTAAGGAAAAGGGATGCCGAGTTCCGTCTTGAGCAGCTTCGGGCTGCTCGTGGCTTGGCTCCATTAAATAAACCTGGAAGTTCAGAGCCTGCTGCTGCTGCTACTGAGCCTGAAGAGGCTGTTGAACCGGAACCCAAATCTGGTCACATTAATCTCTTTGAAGGGATTAAGATTTTCGATCCCATCAAAAGTTCAGGGAAGGAAGAGACTGCCGAGAAAGATGGGTTCAAGaggaagaaattgaagaaagaggAGGCAGCACCCAAGGTTGTGGCACCTGAGGACGAGAAATATCGATTGGGTTATGGGATTGCTGGAAAGGGAGTAAAGTTGCCATGGTACCTGGAGAGGCGGAATGCGGATGTTGAAGAGGGGAGTAGCAATGATGGGTCAGATAGAGTGCGGAAGGATGAGGGAAGGAAAACTGGGAAGAAGACTATAGAAGAGTTGCGGGAAGAACGCTTGAAGAGGGAGAGGCGGGAGAAGGAGAGGGAAAGAGCATTGTTTCTCGAGAAGAACAAAACAAATAGGACTGTGAAGGACACAAGGTTTTCCAGGAGGTGA